One region of Chryseobacterium muglaense genomic DNA includes:
- a CDS encoding ribokinase: MNFSSEHPKIVVIGSCSLDLILYTDKIPSCNETVMARHSENFFGGKGANQAVGTARLGANVHFVGCVGIDPLGQQIMRNLVNENVNVGFVYETDQEATGIAYVTSCNGDFSIVVDPASNKKLTKKQIDDAEKYIHSASLILLQLEIPMEIIEYTIVKAKSLGKMIGLYASPGAKLSDHLLDQVDFIVARSNELSVIFGEDKREEIFKKYQNKLFVRDETNSTIYFDGTEMKYFRNEHESMVYKMGMGDAFTSGFAIALCHKNTIEDCVKFGNLVSSKVSLGKGAQTALPYLKDLI; the protein is encoded by the coding sequence ATGAACTTCTCTTCAGAGCATCCAAAAATTGTCGTTATTGGCAGTTGTTCGCTAGATTTGATCCTATATACTGATAAAATACCGTCTTGTAATGAAACGGTAATGGCTCGTCATTCTGAAAATTTTTTTGGAGGAAAAGGAGCCAATCAGGCAGTGGGTACAGCAAGATTGGGAGCCAATGTTCATTTTGTGGGTTGTGTAGGGATTGATCCTTTGGGACAGCAAATCATGCGTAATCTTGTCAACGAAAACGTGAATGTTGGTTTTGTATATGAAACAGATCAGGAAGCTACCGGTATTGCTTATGTAACAAGCTGCAACGGAGATTTCTCTATTGTTGTAGATCCCGCTTCCAACAAAAAATTAACCAAAAAACAGATTGATGATGCAGAGAAATATATTCACTCAGCATCTCTTATTCTTCTACAGTTGGAAATCCCAATGGAGATCATTGAATATACGATAGTAAAAGCAAAAAGCCTTGGTAAAATGATAGGTCTGTATGCATCTCCAGGCGCAAAATTAAGTGATCATCTATTAGATCAGGTTGATTTTATTGTTGCCCGAAGCAATGAACTTTCTGTCATTTTTGGAGAAGATAAAAGAGAAGAAATTTTCAAAAAATATCAGAATAAGCTTTTTGTAAGAGACGAAACAAACTCTACCATTTATTTTGACGGAACTGAAATGAAATATTTCCGCAACGAACATGAAAGTATGGTGTATAAGATGGGAATGGGAGACGCTTTTACATCTGGTTTTGCGATAGCATTGTGCCATAAAAATACCATTGAAGACTGTGTGAAATTTGGTAATCTGGTTTCATCTAAAGTTTCTTTAGGAAAAGGCGCTCAGACGGCACTTCCTTATCTTAAAGATTTGATATAA
- a CDS encoding alpha/beta hydrolase family protein produces the protein MEKLILTTKDQFQLTIHLFKPERSNGKVLIINSATGVKQQVYFSIAQFFSENGFTVITYDYGGIGLSKPKKMRGFKASMRTWGNEDFKTVTEFIIKNYPNYRKFCLGHSVGALIVGMNENSKIFEQFIFVATQNAFIGNLKGKTKWEAFFGFGFAQPFFTELFGYFPAHWFGLGESLPKNCAYDWRTLILNRKSTGKLLLKTNDYSKELTQKVLVLYAEDDVWLTDKGVKSLLDDVYSNLKPDYRLLQTAESEKGKIGHVNFFRSYNKKLWEIILNEII, from the coding sequence ATGGAAAAACTGATACTCACGACCAAAGATCAATTTCAATTGACCATTCATCTTTTTAAACCTGAAAGATCTAACGGTAAGGTTTTGATTATCAATTCTGCAACAGGTGTAAAGCAGCAGGTTTACTTTTCTATTGCTCAGTTTTTTTCTGAAAACGGATTTACCGTAATTACTTATGATTATGGTGGAATAGGTCTTTCAAAACCGAAAAAGATGAGAGGTTTTAAAGCCTCAATGCGAACTTGGGGAAATGAAGATTTTAAAACGGTCACAGAGTTTATTATCAAAAACTATCCAAATTATCGTAAGTTTTGCCTGGGGCATTCTGTCGGTGCTCTAATTGTTGGGATGAATGAAAATTCTAAAATATTTGAACAGTTTATTTTCGTTGCCACCCAAAATGCTTTTATCGGAAACCTGAAAGGGAAGACCAAATGGGAAGCTTTTTTCGGTTTTGGATTTGCACAGCCTTTTTTTACCGAGCTATTTGGTTATTTCCCAGCACATTGGTTCGGTTTGGGAGAAAGTCTTCCAAAAAATTGCGCTTATGATTGGAGAACCTTAATTTTGAACAGAAAATCTACCGGAAAATTATTGCTTAAAACGAATGATTATTCAAAAGAATTAACCCAAAAAGTGTTGGTTTTATATGCGGAAGATGATGTTTGGTTAACCGATAAAGGTGTGAAAAGCCTTCTTGATGATGTGTATTCTAATCTGAAGCCTGATTACAGATTATTGCAGACTGCAGAATCAGAAAAAGGTAAAATCGGGCATGTCAATTTCTTCAGAAGTTATAATAAGAAACTTTGGGAAATTATTTTGAACGAAATTATTTAA